Below is a genomic region from Desulfobacter sp..
CATGGTTTGATTGCAGGAACAAAGCACCCTCGAACGTCTTTGATTGCTGCCCGCATCGAATATAGTTTTGAAGAACCATTTTTGTTTCAGGGAACATGCAATGCGGATATCTTTAATGCTTGGATCGAACACCAGTTGAGTCCACATCTGAACGATAATCATGTCGTTGTGATGGATAACGCATCCTTCCACAAGGGCGAAGAAACCAAATATTTGATAGAAAGAACTGGTGCAGCTCTTTTGTTTTTGCCCCCGTATTCACCGGATCTCAATCCGATTGAACACGATTTTGCGGCCCTAAAAACCATCCGTGAATACAATGAAAACGAAACGATTGATGAAATTATCAGGATGTATAAATAATTATCGGCATTGCTATACATTGGTGATGATTGCCATGATGTTCTCAATTGTTAAAGGGTTTGGCAAAGATTTAAAAAACAAATAATTTTTATTTAAAAAGACAATTAAAACGGGTGTGAGACCGGAAAAACCCATTCCGGTTTCACACCCGCTTTTTTATTTTCCCCGCCCCCTTTGATGACTTCACCCCCTGGGTAAAAAAATACGATTGATTAGTCTGTCAGCCATTATGTCTAATCAATTCTAATCAATTTTGATTC
It encodes:
- a CDS encoding IS630 family transposase, which produces MYRWKRWFQELHSSKRKAYLRLRERYVRRCKTFVYVDESGFSPYTTRRYGYALKGQRVHGLIAGTKHPRTSLIAARIEYSFEEPFLFQGTCNADIFNAWIEHQLSPHLNDNHVVVMDNASFHKGEETKYLIERTGAALLFLPPYSPDLNPIEHDFAALKTIREYNENETIDEIIRMYK